The Shinella zoogloeoides genome contains the following window.
CTCGGCCGAAAGCTGGAGGAAAACGTCAGCCATAGGCCGCCTTTCCGACGCTCTGCGCGAGCCATGTCGGAAGCTGCGGCGCGGCGGCGACCAGTTCGCCGAACACGCCGGGCGGCATCTTCCGCTTCAAGGTCGTGAGCGCGGCCTCCGCCTTTTCGGGGCCGAGCCAGGCCAGCGCCCGCACGGCCTCGCCTGCGGGGCGGTTGGCCAGGGCCAGTTGCCAGCGCGGCGCGTGCCGCAATTCGACGACCTGCTTGCCGAGGTGTATCTTTCGGCTGCGTCCGGAGGTCAGATAGACCGAGCGGACGGGCACCTGCGTCGTCAAGCCAAGCGCGTTCGCCGCGGCGGCTCCGTTCGAGACGATGATCTCCCCTTTTTGGGTCGCGAGGGCCTCGACAGCCTGCTCGACCGAAGGTGCGCGCGTGCCAAACCGACTGGCGATGGGGCGCAGATAGACGCCACGACCGGCGCGGATGAGCTGCCCGCGCTCGGACAGACGCGACAATGCCTGATCCACGGCCGCCCGGTTTCCGAGGTGGAGCAGGCCCTTGGCGGACACGGGCATCCCTTCGGGAAGTCCCGTCGCATGTGCCAGAATCTGTTCGGTCAGCCGTGTCATCGTCTTTCTCCTGTTGGAAATATACGCGGGTTTCTGACAGTTTTCAAGGAAGCGCAGGGGAACATACCGAATAGGGGGAAAGCCTTCCCCTGCGGCCGAGCCTTGGTCTCTACCTACCCCTTCTGCGGGGAGATCCCCGCAACGCCCCCTTCAGAGTGAGAGTGCGGACGGATTTTCCGTGACGGGTTAAGAGCTGGAGGAGAGGCTTCCGGCACCCGTCGCGGAGATCATCCCGATGGCCAGACAGGGTCGTAACCTCGCGGAAGGTGGCGCGCGCAGCAACCTTTACGACGACATCACCAACAAGATCATCGCCGAGCTGGAGCAAGGGCGGTTGCCATGGGTCCAGCCCTGGGGTGCGTCGCCTGATACCGCCCCGCTGGGCCTGCCGAGAAATGCTTCAACCGGCCGGTCCTATTCCGGCATCAATATTCTCATCCTCTGGGGGGCTGTCATCCAGCATGGTTTCCCCGCTCAGGCGTGGCTGACGTTCCGCCAGGCGCTTTCGCTTGGCGGCAATGTCAGGAAGGGCGAACGTGGCACGACTGTCGTTTATGCCGACCGTTTCACCCCCGAGGACGAGAAGCGCCGTGCCCGCGAAACGGGTGAGGATGCGCATGCCATTCCGTTCCTAAAGCGGTTCACGGTCTTTAACGCCGCGCAATGCGATGGCCTACCCGATGAGATCACGGCAGTCGCGCCGCCACCGCCGCCGGGCCTTATCGAACCTCAGGTCGAGGCGTTGATCCGGGCCACCGGCATCGACTTCCGTATTGGCGGCAATCGCGCCTTCTATATGCCGTCGCTCGACTATGTGCAGGTGCCGCCTCCGCAAGCCTATTTCGAGCCGATCAACTGGCACAGGACGGCCCTGCATGAACTGGGGCACGCCAGCGGCCATCACAGCCGCCTCAACCGCGATCTGACCGGCTCGTTCGGTTCGAAGAAATACGCCTTCGAGGAGATGATTGCCGAACAGACCGCAGCTTTCAGTTGCGCCGCGCTCGGGATCGTGCCGACCGTCCGCCATGCCGATTACATCGGATCGTGGCTGGAGGTCATGCGCGAGGATTCCCGCGCCATTGTCCGCGCGGCCTCGCAGGCCAGCAAGGCGGCGGACTGGCTGCTGTCGCATCTGCTTGCCGAAGACACCGGGGAGTCGGATGCGAGCGAAACCGACCGGAGGGCGGCGGCATGATCCTCCTGACAGGCGCACAGCACGACCGCCTGCTGGCCAATGGTCGCCAGCGCGATCAAGATCACATCCCCGGTCGTGAAGTTCTTCAATCCCATCGGTGAAGGCGTCTGGCTCGCTACCGAGCTGGATGAGGATGGCGACATCATGTTCGGCCTGGCGGATCTCGGCCATCCCGAACTGGGTTCGTGGAGCCTTGGCGAGATGCAGTCAGTCCGGCTGCCATTCGGCATGGGCATCGAGTGCGATCTGCTGTTCACCGGCGATTTCCCGATCTCGGTCTGGGCCGAGGCCGCCCGTGAGACCGGCAGCATCCGCGCCGCCGAGCGTTTGCTCTACGGCGTCGGCGCGAGCTTTTCCCGTACATCCGCCGATACAGAAAACCGGAGTGCCTGATTTCCGGGTTTCAGGTTCTGCGGCTGGCGTCGCTCTCTTCAGAGGAAGAGGGCGGCGCTTCGCTTCGTGACGGGCTGATAGCCGGAGAGAGAGGCTCACCGGCGTCCGTCATGGAGTCACTGACATGGCCACTGCCGTTCAAAAGATCACCCTGTCATCCTCGCGCGACATTCCCTTCAACAAACTGGTGCTCAGCCAGTCCAACGTCCGGCGCGTCAAGGCCGGGATCTCTGTTGAGGAGCTGGCCGAGTCTATCGCCCGTCGCGGCCTGATCCAGTCCCTGCATGTCCGCCCGGTCGTGGATGCCGAGGGCAAGGAAACCGGCATGTTCGAGGTGCCCGCCGGCGGTCGCCGCTTCCGGGCGCTGGAACTGCTGGTCAAGCAGAAGCGCCTCGCCAAGATCGCGCCGGTCCCGTGCGTGGTGTCGGAGGCCAGCGCCGATGTGCTGATCGACGAGGTATCGCTCGCCGAGAATATCGAGCGCGCACCGCTGCATCCGCTCGACCAATTCCGCGCCTTCCAGGCCATGCGCGAAAAGGGCATGACCGAGGAAACAATAGCTGCCGCCTTCTTCGTGGACTCCAAGGTGGTGAAACAGCGCCTGCGTCTGGTTTCCGTCTCACCGGCATTGCTCGACGTCTATGCCGAGGACGGCATGACGCTGGAACAACTCATGGCCTTCAGCGTCAGTTCTGACCATGCCCGTCAGGAGCAGGTCTGGGAAGCGATCAGGGATGGCTGGCAGAAGGAACCCTACCACATCCGACGCCTGCTGACCGAAACCACAGTCCGCGCCGCCGACAAACGGGCGGTGTTCGTTGGTATCGATGCCTATGAAGAGGCTGGCGGCTGCGTGCTGCGTGATCTCTTTCAGCAGGACGATGGTGGCTGGCTGCAAGATCCGGTGCTGCTCGACCGGTTGGTGGGCGAAAAACTGAAGGCCGAGGGCGAAGCCATCGCCGCCGAGGGCTGGAAATGGATCGAGGTCGCCATCACCTTCCCCTATGGTCACGACCATGGCCTACGCCAGATTGTCGGCACCACGGTCGATCTGAGCGAAGAGGAACGCGCCACCCGCGAAGCATTGCGCGACGAGTATGACCGGCTTGAAGTCGAATATGGCGAGGCGGACGAGCTGCCTGACGAGATCGACGCCCGCTTGGGTGAGATCGAACTGGCTCTGGAAACCTTCGAGCGCCGTCCGATGACCTTCGAGCCGGACCAGATCAGCATGGCGGGTGTCTTCATCAGCATCGACGCCGATGGCGCATTGCTGATCGAGCGCGGCTATGTTCGCGCCGAAGATGAAACGCCTGCGGAACCGGAAGCTGAAATCGTTGACCCGGAAACCGGCGAGGTGATCCAGCGGACAGAACCGGAGGTAAGCCGCATGGGTGCAGTTATCACGCTGGGCGGCCAGGCGGTCGAAACTGAGGAGGAAGACGAGGCCGACATCATCAAGCCGCTGCCCGATCGCCTGGTCAGCGAGCTGACCGCGCATCGCACGCTGGCGCTGCGGGATGCGGTGGCAGTAAACCCGCATGTCGCTATGACGGCACTGCTGCACAGGCTGGCCATGGATTGCTTCATGCCGCATTCCAGCAAGGGATGCCTCGAAGCCCAGGTCCGGGAGGTTCATCTGCCCGCACAGGCCGAGGATCTGCGCGACAGCGCGTCGGCCAAGGCTATCGCTGACCGCCACGAACGCTGGGGCGATCATGTCCCGGCAGACGATGCCGCCCTCTGGGATTGGCTGACCGATCTGGACGATGGGTGGCGCATGGAGTTACTCGCCCATTGCGTCAGCTTCGGTGTCAATGCGCTCTATGAGAAGCCGAACCCTTACAGCGGCACGGGCGTCAGCCAGCACGGGCTGGACATCCGCCTGTCGCAGGCTGACCGGCTGGCCCGTTCGACCGGCCTCGACATGGTGGCCGTGGGCTGGCGGCCGACGGTCGGCAATTATCTCGGCCGCGTGACCAAGCCCCGTATCCTTGAAGCTGTACGTGAAGGGGCCGGAGACCGGGCCGCCGAGTTGATCGGACATCTCAAGAAGGGCGACATGGCCAAGGAAGCCGAACGCCTGCTGGCGGAAACCGGCTGGCTGCCTGAGCCGCTGCGCATGGCGGACGAGGGTATCGAAGTCGACCCGGCATCGGGCACTGCGGCGGAAGCCGACAATCTGCCCGATTTCCTCTCCGGCGATGGCGAGGACGACCCCGCTGACGATGAGGAAGAACAGCATATGGTCGCTGCTGAATAGCACTCATGCGGGGCGGCTTCGGTCGCCCCGTTCTAACCGCTCCGTTTCCGTAACTCGCCCGATCCTCGTGATCGGGCTTTTTCTTTGGAGAGCCGCCATGGCTGCCAGCATCGACGTTGATGAAATATTTGCTCAGGATCGGGAAAACCGTCCGCTGGAGCGTACACTGCCCTGGGAGGAAAGCCGCGACGGCATGACCGTTGTTGTGGAGCCAAAGCCCCATTGGGCCGAAGATATGCGCGTTTTCCGGCTCGATGCCCGTGAATACTGCCGCTATGCCGAATGGACTGCCCATGGCGGCCGTGCGCGCTTCTATGGTCACATCGATACATCGGGCGACGATCTGATGATGAAAGCCCGCGCGATGGTTGCCCGCGAAATTGCCGATGGGCTTTGGAGCTGAAGACCCGATCGCAGGGTCTCTGGCCGTGAGGATGGGATGTCTGCACCGGACGGGCCCAATCCGGCTTCACCATGCAATCCGCCATCCCGATCAGGACAAGCGGCAGCCATCTCTGGCCTGAAGGAACACGATCCTGATGCCAGCATGGTGGCAAGGCTGACGCGGCAGAGCATCTGCGACGGGTATCCGGCATCCTGTCAGATGCGAAAAACCACCCCCGCTTCCATTCGCAAACCTTGGTCCGATCCGTCTCTTTGACATTCAACCCCAAAGGGGTCGGCTTACGCGCGCGTGCCGCCCTCGGGGATTCGGGAAAAGTCCGAACGCCCTCGGGTGATTGCAGATCCGGTCAGACACTTCGGGCGCCTGTCGCGCGGGGGATGGTCCCCCGCCTCCCAAAGACAGGAGCCGGAACCCATGTCCTATGCAGATGCCACCGCCTTCGCCGCCAGCCTTGCCGCCACGCTGATGGTTTCGATCGTTGTGTTCCAGGCCGGAGACGGCACCCACGCCGCGTGCCCTGCCGCCGAGTTCGACGGCGACGACGACATGGTGAAGCTGGAGCTGGACCCGTGGGAATAAGGCGCGAAAGCGCCTCATCCCCGACGGCCCGAGCGCGGCAGCCCGCGCTTCGGGCCTTCAGCGCCTCGCGATGGTTCCCATCGCCGGCAGCGGAACCGGGAACGAGCCCGGTCAGAGAGGAAGAGTGCGGGCCGTTCGGCCGTGACGGGTTGAGGGTCGGAGAGAGAGGCTCACCGGCGCCCGTCATGGAGTGATCCCGATGACCTTTGCCCGTTCCGAAACCTTCCGTTCCATCGGCCAGATTCTGGCTGCCGATGTTCTGCCCGCGCTTTATCGGTCGCAAAAGCTGCCGCTGCGTATCTCATGCCTTGGCGTGGCCAGTTATGACGCCAGTGACGCGGCGAACGGTTTTGACCGCGTGATCCCGCTTGGCGAATGCCCGTCACCGGAAGAGGCCATCCAGGCCGCAGCCTTGCGCCTGTCGCGCGGTGATATTCGCACGGGGCCGGACAGCTTTCCGTATTTTCAGCCGCGCATCATGCTCATTCAGGACCAAGATCAACGCCTGGTCCTCGCTGGCGAAATCCGCGCCGGCATTATCCTCTGGCAACAGCCTGTCGCCTCCGATGCCGAGGCACGCAGGATCGTGACCGAGGCCAGCCGCCTGCGCGGTATGGCGTTTCGGACATCAGATCCCGAAGCGGCGAGACGGCTGCGTTACCGCGCCGCTGCGCTGGAAGCCCGGTTGGTCGATTCCTTTTGGCGCGAGACCTCGGCCGATCTGCTCCGCCTGCCGCAGGCCGCCTGAGCTTCACCCATTTCATCCCATTCGGCTCGGCCACACGCCGGGCCATGTCATGCCAGGAGACTATCATGGCCGATTATTTCACGCACTTTTCTTGCCTGCTCGATGTAGGCACCCCCGAAAACGCTGCCCGCGCGCTGGATCTCTACAAAGCTCTGGCGGATGACAATGCCGTTGAGGATCCGCCCTCCGATGGCTTCCTGCTCTCCATCCAGCCAGAGCATGGCGGTACGCAACTCTGGATGCGCGATGACGTCACCGGCGATCCTGAGCATGTTATCCAATTCGTCAAACGCTGCGCTGCCGAATTTGGCCTGAGTGGATTGTGGGGTTTCCAGTACGCAAATAGCTGCTCGAAACCGCGCATCGACGGATTTGGTGGTGGGGCGCATGTCCTTGATCTCGCCACCGGCAAGACGGTGGACTGGATCTCTACCGATGGCTGGCTTTCCACCGTGCTGGAGGGAGGCGATCCCCATGCCTGAGATCATCGAAACCACCGTCTATCGCCTCGACGAATTGTCCGAAGCGGCGAAGGACAAGGCCCGTGCCTGGTATCGCGAAGGCGGCTTCGACTATGACTGGTACGATGCCGTCTATGAGGATTTTCAGCGCATCGCCGAGATCCTCGGTTTGAATCTCAAAACCCGCACCGTCCGGTTGATGGGCGGGGGTACACGGCAAGCCCCCTGTATTTGCTTCCGGGGCTTCTGGTCGCAAGGTGATGGCGCCTGTTTCGAGACCTTCTATTCCTACCGGAAAAATGCGCCGCGCCGGATCAGGGAATACGCCCCGCAGGACACCGAACTGCACCGCATCGCCGATACCCTTCAGGCGATCCAGCGCCGAAACTTCTATCAGCTTCGCGCCGATGCCAGCCATCGCGGGCATTATTATCACGAATACTGCATGTCGATCGCGGTCGAGCGCGACAGCCCGACCTGGCAGGACATGACCGCTGATGCCGAGGAGGCGGTCATCGAGGCGCTGCGCGATCTGGCCCGCTGGCTCTACCGCCAGCTTGAGCGCGAGTATGATTATCTGTCCTCGGACGAGGCTGTCGATGCAACCATTGCCGCCAATGAATACACCTTCACCGCAACTGGTCGCCGCTTTGGATGATCCCGAGAATACGCTGACAAGCGCCCCACCGTCCGGTCGGGGCGCTTTTTTTATGCTGCGCTTTGAGAGTCAGAGGCGGGCCGGAAGGGGTTAAGTCCGGGCGGTCGAGAGAGAGCGCTGTTCGGGCCTGTCCTTTCCGCTCTCCTGAGGTTCCAGGCATGAACATGGTGTTCCCCGTGACCGACCCGGTCACACCAATGGCGGCTGCGCCCGCCATTCTGGCTGCGGCCAATCTTTTACTCCCCCATCTCGAACGCGGGCAGCGCGTCGATGCTGCCATCCTGCGCGGTGTGATGGAAACGGCCTTCGGCGCATCTGACGCTACCGGCGTCTGGGACTGGAAGCTCGCTTATGAGGCGTGCGAAGTCGCTGCCGTTCTCTTCCTGCGCAAATACGGAAAGGCGCTTTTCCGTAAAGCCGCGTCTCCGGCTTCACGGATTTCTGTGCTGGCAAAGGTCGCGGGGCTGCTGCCCACGCAGACCCGACGTTCCGAGGAAAGCCAGAACTTCCAGCAATTTTCGACGCCGATCCCGCTCGGCCTTGCCGCTCTGACAGCCGCCGCGATCACACCCGATGATCGCGTGCTGGAACCATCGGCGGGCACCGGCCTTCTGGCGATACTGGCGCAGACGATCGGCGGCTCGCTGATCCTCAATGAACTCGCCGAGACCCGCGCCGATCTGCTTGCCCAGCTCTTTCCGGCTTTTGCCGTCACCCAGTTCGACGCCGCCCAGATCGACGACCATTTGCCCCCAGATGCCGTCCCGTCCGCGGTGCTGATGAACCCGCCCTTCTCGGTTATGGCCAATGTCAGCGGGCGTGTCGCCGATGCGGCCTACCGCCATGTTGTCTCGGCGCTGGCCCGTCTTGCACCGGGCGGTCGGCTGGTGACGATCACCGGCGCAGGCTTTGGTCCCGAGGCCCCGGCATGGCGGGACGCTTTCATCCGCTTGCAGGCGCGTGGCCGTGTGGTGTTCAGCGCCGCCATTGATGGTGCGGTCTATGCCAAGCACGGCACCACGATCGACACACGGCTGACCGTGATCGACAAACTGCCCGCCGACGATCCCGCCAGTTTGCCGGCTTCGCCGGGGATCGCGCCTGATGTTGCCACGCTGATCGGATGGATCGAGGAACAGGTTCCGCCGCGCCTGCCAGTGTCATTGCCGAAGATCGTGGTTTCCGCTTGGGCCACCGCGCCGAAGACCGTGCGGGGCTATCTCGCTCGCTCGGCGGCTACGCGATCTGTCGCTGCTTCGCCCAATGATCCTGATGGCGTCGAACTCGCCTATGAGACCGTGGACTGGACGCCACCGGAAGGCGCTCGCCTGTCCGACGCGATCTATGAGGAATATGCGCTGCAATCGCTGCGTATCGCTGGTGCACAGCCGCATCCGACCAAGCTGGTGCAATCCGCCGCCATGGCCTCGGTCGCACCGCCCAAGCCTTCCTACCGGCCCATGCTGCCGCCCGACATCTGCGCGCGTCTGTCGGACGCCCAGCTTGAAACGGTGATCTATGCCGGTGAAGCCCACGCCGATCATCTCGCCGGCGCCTGGACCGTGGACGAGCATTTCGACAATGTGAGCGCCGCGCCCGAGGATGCTGCCGGATCGATCCGCTTTCGCCGGGGCTTCATGCTCGGTGATGGAACCGGCGCTGGCAAGGGTCGCCAGTCCGCCGCCATCATTCTCGACAACTGGCTTCGCGGTCGGCGCAAAGCGATCTGGATCTCCAAATCCGACAAGCTGATCGAGGACGCGCAACGCGACTGGTCGGCGCTCGGCATGGAACGGCTGCTGGTCACGCCTCTGTCACGCTTCCCTCAAGGCAAGCCGATCACGCTGTCGGAAGGCATCCTTTTTACCACCTATGCCACGCTACGCTCCGACGACCGCGGCGAGAAGGTTTCCCGCGTCAAGCAGATCGTCGAATGGTTAGGGTCCGATTTCGATGGAGCCATTATCTTCGACGAGAGCCATTCCATGCAGAATGCCGGTGGCGGAAAAGGTGAACGCGGTGATGTCGCCGCCTCGCAGCAGGGACGTGCGGGCCTGCGGCTTCAGCACGCGCTGCCCGACGCCCGCGTCGTCTATGTCTCGGCGACTGGCGCCACCACCGTCCACAATCTCGCCTATGCTCAGCGCCTCGGCCTCTGGGGCGGTGAGGACTTTCCGTTCCAGACGCGCGCCGAGTTCGTCGAGGCGATCGAATCCGGTGGCGTTGCGGCCATGGAGGTCCTGGCCCGCGACCTGCGATCTCTCGGCCTCTATACCGCCCGCTCACTCTCCTATGATGGCGTCGAATATGAACTGATCGAGCATCAGCTCACGGACGAACAGCGGCACATCTACGACTCATATGCTGCCGCCTTCGCTGTCATTCATGGGAACCTGGACGCGGCGATGGAAGCCGCCAACATCACCGGCAGCGAGGGGACGCTGAACCGGCAGGCCAAATCCGCCGCCCGTTCGGCCTTTGAAAGCACCAAGCAGCGCTTCTTTGGCCATCTGCTGACCTCCACGAAAACCCCGACCCTGATCCGGTCTATCGAGGCCGATCTGGAGGCGGGCCATGCCGCCGTCATCCAGATCGTCTCGACCGGCGAAGCCCTGATGGAACGGCGGCTATCCGAGATCCCCACCGAGGAATGGAACGATATTTCCGTCGATGTCACGCCGAGGGAGTATGTCGGCTCGTATTTGCAGCATTCCTTCCCGGTCCAGCTCTACGAGCCGTTCACCGACGGTGAGGGGAACCTCTCGTCACGGCCCGTCTTCCGCGATGGTCAGCCGGTGGAATGCCGCGAAGCCGTGGCGCGGCGCAACGAGATGCTGGAGCAGCTGGGGTCGCTTCCGCCTGTCCCCGGTGCGCTCGACCAGATCGTGCAGCGTTTCGGTACGGATATGGTGGCCGAGGTCACAGGCCGTTCGCGCCGGATCGTGCGCAAGGGTGACGGGGCATCGGCACGTCTTGCGGTCGAGAACCGTGCGCCTTCTGCCAACCTTGCCGAGACGTCAGCCTTCATGGATGACCAGAAGCGCATCCTCGTCTTCTCTGATGCTGGTGGCACGGGGCGCAGCTATCACGCCGAACTCTCGGCGAAAAACCAGCGGCTGCGCGTGCATTACCTGCTGGAACCGGGCTGGAAGGCCGATGCCGCCATTCAGGGGCTCGGGCGCACCAACCGCACCAATCAGGCGCAGCCGCCGCTGTTCCGACCCATCGCCACGGATGTCAAAGCCGAGAAGCGCTTCCTTTCGACCATCGCCCGCCGCCTCGACACGCTGGGCGCGATCACACGCGGCCAGCGTCAGACCGGCGGTCAGGGGCTGTTCCGTCCCGAGGATAATCTGGAATCCGCCTATGCCCGCGATGCGCTGCGCCAGCTCTATCTGCTGATCGTGCGCGGCAAGGTCGAGGGCTGCTCGTTGGAGCGGTTTGAAGCCGCCACCGGCCTGAAGCTGATGGATTCGACCGGCATCAAGGACGACCTGCCGCCGATCACCACCTTCCTCAACCGCCTGCTGGCGCTGACCATCGAGTTGCAGGGCATCCTGTTCTCGGCCTTCGAGCAGCTTCTGCAGGCGCGGATCGACGGGGCAATTGCATCCGGGACCTATGACATGGGGTTGGAAACGCTGAAGGCGGAGAGCTTCATCGTCACCGACCGGCAGGTGATCCACACCCATCCGGGCACAGGGGCGGAAACCCGGCTCCTGACGCTCACCGAGCGCAGGCGCAATCAACCGGTTTCGCTCGATGCCGCGCTGGCGGAACTGGATGATCCCCGCGCAAGATTGCTCATCAACGAGCGATCCGGTCGCGCCGCCGTGCAGATCCCGACCACCAGCATCATGCTGGATGATGGCGAGATCGAACGGCGCGTGCGGCTGATCCGGCCGATGGAGGCGATGAACATTCCTGTGCGGGCGATGGGTGACACCCACTGGATCGAGGCCGACCGTTCCGCCTTCAACGCAGCCTGGAAGACAGAACTGGCCGAGGTGCCGGAGTTCACCGACAGTACCCTGCATATAGTGACAGGGCTGCTTCTGCCGATCTGGAAACGCCTGCCGCAGGAGTCTTCCCGTGTCTATCGGCTCCAGACCGACGAGGGCGAACGCATCATCGGTCGCCGGGTATCGCCGGCCTGGGCCGCCAATGCTTCGACCAGTGGCGTCACCAACAGCCTGACACCGGATGCCGCCTATGCTGCGCTGATCGAAGGTCGCACGATCCTCGACCTTGCCGAGGGGCTGCAACTGCGCCGCGTCCGCGTCATGGGCGCCAACCGGATCGAACTGACCTGCTTTACCGATGCAATGCGTGATCGGCTGCGGGCCTATGGTCTCTTCAGTGAGATCATCTCGTGGAAACTGCGCTTCTTCGTACCCGTCGATGCAACGGGGCCGGAGATCATCGGCAAACTGCTTGACCGCTTCCCGGCCCTGCGCATCGGTGAGCGGGAGGCCGCATAATGTCGCGTCTCAACGCTTCCGAACTGGCGCACCGTCTCGGCCGACAGGCCGAGGCGGTGTGCCGCCACTATCTCTCCAATGGCCGCAAACAGGGCAATTACTGGCAGGTTGGCGATGTCCGAAACACGGCTGGCCGCTCGATGTTCGTCCGGTTGCACGACAGCGTGAAAGGCATTGCCGGCAAATGGCAGGACTCGGCCACGGGTGAATATGGCGATCTGCTGGATGTGATCCGGGATTCGCTCGGTCTCATCGACTTCGCAGATGTTGCCGAAGAAGCCCGGCACTTCCTCAGCCTGCCGCATCCTGAACTGCAGCCGTCATCCCGTCCGTCCCGAACGCCTGCACCATCGGGATCATCCGAGGCGGCACGTCGCCTCTGGCGCATGACACAGCCGCTGATCGGCAGCATCGCAGAAGCGTATTTACGCGGACGCGGCATTACGGATTTACGCCAAACCGCAAATCTGCGCTTCCATCCCAACTGCTACTGGCGCCCCGAGGACGATGGCCCGACGCAAACCTGGCCCGCCATGATCGCCGCCGTTACCGACCTCGATGGCAGGATCACCGGCGCACACCGCACATGGCTGGCCTCGGACGGCTCCGGCAAAGCACCTGTCGATCCGCCGAGGAAGGCAATGGGCGACCTGCTCGGACACGCGGTTCGTTTCGGGGATGCGAAGGATGCCATGGCAGCGGGGGAAGGTATCGAAACCATCCTGTCGCTGCGTCAGGCTTTGCCCACCATGCCGATGGTTTCCGCGCTCTCGGCCGGACATCTCGCTGCCATCCTGTTTCCGCCGCAACTGCGCACGCTCTATATCGTCCGCGACAACGATCCGGCAGGTGACAGCGCACGCGATAGCCTGGTGAACCGGGCGCACGAGGCCGGGATCAAGGC
Protein-coding sequences here:
- a CDS encoding DUF7146 domain-containing protein; the protein is MSRLNASELAHRLGRQAEAVCRHYLSNGRKQGNYWQVGDVRNTAGRSMFVRLHDSVKGIAGKWQDSATGEYGDLLDVIRDSLGLIDFADVAEEARHFLSLPHPELQPSSRPSRTPAPSGSSEAARRLWRMTQPLIGSIAEAYLRGRGITDLRQTANLRFHPNCYWRPEDDGPTQTWPAMIAAVTDLDGRITGAHRTWLASDGSGKAPVDPPRKAMGDLLGHAVRFGDAKDAMAAGEGIETILSLRQALPTMPMVSALSAGHLAAILFPPQLRTLYIVRDNDPAGDSARDSLVNRAHEAGIKAITLSPMMGDFNEDLATHGLDAVRAEIRVQIAPEDVSRFTASSA